A section of the Chryseobacterium ginsenosidimutans genome encodes:
- a CDS encoding tyrosine-protein phosphatase gives MKNLIKILFLTISLLCIFSCKTQHFSVPEFGENNPEKDLKIKKVYNFRTIGNIKNIDGRTLKEGKFYRSANLYKLKQKSFDEIKNLGIKEIIDLRNSKEIAQKPDNLPADIIYKNYSAFEDKGDQLNQAKKLVLKGKVNGSDADKRMLDFYKEYVTENPEIIKKIIIEILDSDQPILYHCTAGKDRTGITTALILTILKFDKQTIYNDYLLSNNYRKKLVDKRLNLANNLHFLYPKMDVEVLEKLSWVETDYLDAAFNEINNKYGSIDTYIEEVLGISENKRQEYIQKFTY, from the coding sequence ATGAAAAACTTAATTAAAATATTATTTCTAACCATTTCATTACTGTGTATTTTCTCCTGTAAAACACAGCATTTTTCTGTACCCGAATTTGGGGAAAATAACCCGGAGAAAGATCTTAAAATTAAAAAAGTATACAATTTCCGAACGATTGGAAATATTAAAAATATTGACGGAAGAACCTTGAAAGAAGGAAAATTCTACAGAAGTGCAAACTTATATAAGTTGAAGCAGAAATCTTTTGATGAAATTAAAAATTTAGGGATTAAAGAAATTATCGATCTTAGAAATTCAAAAGAAATTGCTCAAAAGCCCGATAATCTTCCGGCTGATATTATTTATAAAAATTATTCTGCGTTTGAAGATAAAGGTGATCAATTAAACCAGGCGAAAAAATTAGTATTGAAAGGAAAAGTCAATGGTTCCGATGCTGATAAAAGAATGCTTGATTTTTACAAAGAGTACGTGACTGAAAACCCTGAAATAATCAAAAAGATTATCATTGAAATTTTAGATTCAGACCAGCCGATTTTATATCACTGCACTGCAGGAAAAGACCGAACAGGAATCACAACAGCATTGATATTAACCATTTTAAAGTTTGATAAACAAACTATTTACAACGATTATCTTTTATCCAACAATTACAGGAAAAAATTAGTTGATAAACGACTTAATCTTGCGAATAATTTACATTTTCTATATCCGAAAATGGATGTCGAAGTATTGGAAAAACTAAGCTGGGTTGAAACTGATTATTTGGATGCCGCTTTTAATGAAATCAATAACAAATACGGCTCAATTGATACTTATATTGAAGAGGTTTTAGGGATTTCTGAAAATAAAAGACAGGAATATATTCAGAAGTTTACGTATTGA